The Nocardioides humi genome includes a region encoding these proteins:
- a CDS encoding CoA transferase has protein sequence MGHIGCPEPPVRLDSRLDVAGLVTDSIALAALAIEQVAATRARREPRTPRLRGDVITTSVRSERHFRLDGQPPQAWAPLSGFWSTRDGWVRTHANYTHHEQRLRQLVGLDESASPATFASALAERRAIELENEAAERGAIVVAVRDHQTWARHPHAQTVATMPLIGREVVGAAPTRRWPGESSLPLSGLRVLDMTRVIAGPVATRDLAYAGADVLRVDSPRLPEIAWQHLDTGQGKRSTTLDLASRVDRQMLADLLETADVLVTGYRPGALDRYGLSPDELGERYPDLVIGSVSAWGREGPWRSRRGFDSIVQAATGIAMVESRDGDRPGALPAQALDHSAGHFLAAAIARSLVDQRADGRVSHVSVALARLAHELLGSAAPGPSALDAAAPEQPPTTQTATADAGVVTFAAPVVGFPDAPERYASVATRWGSDAPAWTGRQALREGAQREDGRAP, from the coding sequence GTGGGCCACATCGGTTGTCCCGAGCCGCCGGTGAGACTCGACTCCCGACTCGATGTCGCCGGGCTGGTAACCGACAGCATCGCACTGGCCGCCTTGGCGATCGAACAGGTCGCCGCCACGCGAGCCCGGCGAGAGCCACGTACGCCGCGCCTTCGAGGCGACGTGATCACCACCTCGGTGCGCAGCGAACGGCACTTCCGTCTCGACGGCCAGCCCCCGCAGGCGTGGGCGCCCCTGTCCGGCTTCTGGTCGACGCGAGACGGCTGGGTCCGCACCCACGCGAACTACACGCACCACGAACAGCGGCTGCGACAACTGGTCGGACTCGACGAGTCAGCCAGCCCCGCGACGTTCGCGTCGGCCCTCGCCGAACGCCGTGCTATCGAACTGGAGAACGAGGCAGCCGAGCGTGGCGCGATCGTCGTTGCGGTCCGCGACCACCAGACCTGGGCACGACACCCACATGCGCAGACTGTCGCCACCATGCCGCTGATCGGCCGGGAGGTGGTGGGAGCGGCTCCGACGCGACGATGGCCGGGGGAATCCTCGCTACCCCTGTCAGGACTGCGGGTGCTCGACATGACCCGAGTCATCGCCGGGCCCGTGGCCACCCGCGACCTCGCCTACGCAGGCGCCGACGTGCTGCGTGTCGACTCTCCACGACTTCCCGAGATTGCTTGGCAACACCTCGACACAGGCCAGGGCAAGCGTTCGACCACCCTCGACCTAGCGTCGCGGGTCGATCGGCAGATGCTCGCAGATCTGCTCGAAACCGCTGATGTACTGGTCACCGGATACCGCCCGGGCGCTCTGGACCGCTATGGCCTCTCACCGGACGAGCTGGGCGAGCGGTATCCAGACCTGGTGATCGGCTCGGTCAGCGCGTGGGGCCGCGAAGGCCCGTGGCGGTCCCGGCGCGGCTTCGACAGCATCGTCCAAGCTGCCACCGGCATCGCGATGGTCGAAAGCCGCGACGGGGATCGTCCAGGGGCTTTGCCGGCCCAGGCGCTCGATCACAGCGCGGGACACTTCCTCGCTGCCGCGATCGCTCGGAGCCTGGTCGATCAGCGAGCCGACGGCCGTGTCTCGCACGTCTCGGTGGCCCTCGCCCGGCTGGCTCACGAACTGCTCGGGTCCGCTGCTCCCGGCCCGAGTGCTCTTGACGCTGCAGCGCCTGAGCAGCCTCCAACTACGCAGACGGCGACCGCCGATGCTGGAGTGGTGACCTTCGCTGCCCCTGTCGTCGGCTTCCCGGATGCCCCCGAGAGATACGCCTCGGTCGCCACCCGGTGGGGCAGCGACGCGCCCGCCTGGACAGGTCGTCAGGCGCTGCGGGAGGGTGCTCAAAGGGAGGACGGTCGGGCCCCATGA
- a CDS encoding branched-chain amino acid aminotransferase, translating to MTTDIQHSHIGARADEAFRLRRSTRPRENGELARVLGDPKFGEHFTDHMVLIDYSEPGGWCDARVVPYGPLTLDPASAVLHYGQEVFEGLKVYRHADGHLRTFRPEINARRFALSAARLALPELPESLFIESIRQLAQADAGWVPHQSGASLYVRPFLIATEAFLGVRPSRQATYGVIASPAGSYFADADEGISLWLSRDYSRAGLGGTGAAKCGGNYAASLLAQQQAHAHGCAQVLFTDASTRTWVEEAGSMNIFFAFSDQTIVTPPLTGTILAGVTRDSVLRLARDMGYRAVERPVSIDEWQTAAVTGELREVFAAGTAAVITPIAELVGDDLLIETPGGGTESIAARLRAELTSIQYGTSHDRYAWMLDLGPVDS from the coding sequence ATGACGACAGACATTCAGCACAGTCACATCGGTGCGCGTGCCGATGAGGCTTTCAGACTCCGAAGGAGCACCAGGCCACGGGAGAACGGCGAACTCGCTCGCGTTCTGGGGGATCCGAAGTTTGGCGAGCACTTCACCGATCACATGGTGCTCATCGACTATTCCGAGCCCGGCGGCTGGTGCGATGCACGCGTGGTGCCGTACGGCCCATTGACCCTGGATCCGGCATCGGCGGTGCTCCACTACGGCCAAGAGGTCTTTGAAGGGCTCAAGGTCTACCGCCACGCTGACGGTCATCTGCGGACGTTTCGGCCAGAGATCAACGCGCGTAGATTCGCTTTGTCGGCGGCTCGCCTCGCTCTGCCGGAACTGCCTGAGAGCCTGTTCATCGAGTCGATTCGGCAGCTCGCGCAAGCTGACGCCGGTTGGGTTCCGCATCAGAGCGGGGCCAGTCTGTACGTTCGACCGTTCCTCATCGCCACCGAGGCCTTCCTCGGGGTTCGTCCATCGCGTCAAGCAACCTACGGAGTGATCGCCAGCCCGGCCGGTTCGTACTTCGCGGACGCGGACGAGGGCATCAGTCTATGGCTGTCTCGCGACTACTCACGCGCTGGCCTCGGCGGAACGGGAGCAGCAAAGTGCGGTGGCAACTACGCGGCCTCCCTGCTTGCGCAGCAGCAGGCACATGCTCACGGATGTGCCCAGGTCCTGTTCACCGATGCGAGCACCAGGACGTGGGTCGAAGAGGCGGGCAGCATGAACATCTTCTTCGCCTTCTCCGATCAGACAATTGTGACGCCGCCCTTAACCGGAACCATCCTGGCGGGTGTCACACGCGACAGCGTCCTGCGCCTCGCGCGGGATATGGGGTATCGCGCGGTCGAACGGCCAGTCAGCATCGATGAGTGGCAGACCGCCGCCGTCACCGGCGAACTGAGAGAGGTGTTCGCCGCGGGGACCGCTGCGGTCATCACTCCCATTGCAGAGCTGGTCGGCGACGATCTGCTGATCGAAACCCCTGGCGGCGGCACCGAGTCGATTGCGGCACGGCTGCGCGCTGAACTGACCTCCATCCAATACGGTACGAGTCACGACCGCTACGCATGGATGCTCGATCTAGGTCCGGTCGACTCATGA